Part of the Syntrophorhabdaceae bacterium genome is shown below.
GGGATGCGGGGCTTGTGTTGAGGTTTGCTCATACGGCGCCCTGGAGCTTCGCGAAACAAAACAGGGCAAGAAAGTTGTGGTGAATCCTGTCCTCTGCAAGGGGGACGGCCTCTGCAACGCAAAGTGTCCCACAGGTGCCATTTCATTGAGACACTATACAGACGACGAAGTGCTGGCCGAGATTGACGTGGTGATCCCTGAAGAAGAAATCACCGAACAGATTGACGCTCTAGCGGCCAAATAAAAGAGGGGCAACCTCCGCGTGAGGGATGCCACCGGTTTAATAGAAAGGAGATGAGAACGGATGAGTGCAGGACTTAAGTTCAAGCCCAAAGTAGTCGGTTTTGCATGCAACTGGTGAGCGTACGGAGCCGCTGACCTGGCTGGAGTTTCCAGACTGCAATATACAACTGAAATGAGAATCATCCGCGTGATGTGTTCCGGAAGGGTTGACCCGGAATTCATACTCAGGGCCTTTTTAAAAGGCGTGGATGGGGTGTTTATCGGTTCCTGCCATCTTAATGAGTGCAACTATGTTACGCATGGCAATTTCCATACACTCAATACCGTGCTCCTGTATCGAAGGATATTGGAACATATAGGGATCAACCCGGAACGATTGAGAATACGGTTTATGTCCGGCGCCGAGGCCAATGTCTTCGTTGAAAGCGTGAACGATTTTGTCAAAAAGATAAAGGAGATCGGGCCCTTGGGCCAGGCTGAAGGTGTGGACAGAGAGACGCTCAACGCCAAACTCACCGAGGTCACAAAATTGGTTCCCTATATCAAAGTGGCCAAGCGGGAAAAGCTGGCGACACGCCCCGAAAGCCATGAAGAGTATGATCGATATGAACAGGTCTTTACAAAGGAAGAGATAGACAAGTTATTTAACGAAGTGGTCGCCTACTATATCGACCCCGAGAAATGCCAGGCCTGCATGACCTGCGCCAGGAGATGTCCGGTTGAGGCAATTATCAGCGCCAAGGGGCAGA
Proteins encoded:
- a CDS encoding hydrogenase iron-sulfur subunit, with amino-acid sequence MSAGLKFKPKVVGFACNWUAYGAADLAGVSRLQYTTEMRIIRVMCSGRVDPEFILRAFLKGVDGVFIGSCHLNECNYVTHGNFHTLNTVLLYRRILEHIGINPERLRIRFMSGAEANVFVESVNDFVKKIKEIGPLGQAEGVDRETLNAKLTEVTKLVPYIKVAKREKLATRPESHEEYDRYEQVFTKEEIDKLFNEVVAYYIDPEKCQACMTCARRCPVEAIISAKGQIHIVDQEKCIKCGTCFEVCPPKFRAVTKIVGAPVPPPLPEDQRAVVRKAKEKEVA